Below is a window of Leptospira saintgironsiae DNA.
TTTAAGGGAAAGAGATCCAGAGGGAGATTGGGATTCCAGTGTACATTCTTCTTTGTTTTGGTTCCATAAAAAGTCCCCTACTCCTATTCGCACTGTGGATAAGATACCGGCAGGTCATAAAGAAGGGTTTGCAAAAGTTTTCCACGCACTTCTGGCAGAAGGAATTTATTTAGCTCCTTCCGGTTATGAAGTTGGCTTTTTAAGTTATGCTCATTCTGATAAAATACTTTCTGAAACATTGGAAAAAGCGGATTCCGCATTAAAAAAATTGAAAGTATGAAGGTCTTCGATTCTAAAAAGATAGTTTTACCGGTAATCTGGGTTGTGACCACGGTCTCACTCGGTGTTTGGTGGCTTTTTTTGGGATTAAGACAGAATAGAATGGCGACTGAACTTGCTTCTCGCCTCGGATCTCAGATTGATATCGATTTTTTAGAAAAATTGGAAAGACAAAGTTCCATGATCAAGATGGAAGGAACCTTCTTCCTGTTCTTGCTGGTGAGTGGCGGGGCGACCTTAATTTGGCTTACCTTTAGAGAAGAAAAAAGAAACAAACTCATTCACGATTTTTTCTCCACTGTGACTCACGAAATGAAAACACCTTTGGCAAGTCTTAGGCTACAGGCAGAAAGTTTGTTGGAAGAAGGTGTAGATGCAGGCAAAAACAGACTTCTTCATAGATTATTAAAAGACTCAGATAGAATAGAATCTCAGATGAACAAGGCATTATACCTGGCAAGTCTCATGAGATCAGAAGGATTATATTTAGAAGAGTTGGACCTCCGACACTGGGGAGAAAGTCTAAGAGAAGAATGGTCCGAGTTAGACATCCAAACAGAATGGAAAGAAACCAAAGTGTTAGCAGATAGAAGAGCGCTCGAAAGCATTTTCAGAAATCTTTTGGAAAATTCTGTGCAGCATGGAGGAGCCACAAAGGTAAAAATTCTTTCAGAATCTGTTTCCGGAGATAAGATCAAATTCAGATTCGAAGACAACGGAAAAGGTTTTTCAGGCGATTTTAAATTATTAGGAAGATTATTCTTAAGGCATACAAGCACCAGTGGCACTGGAGTTGGATTGTATATCGCTGAAAAGTTGGCTAAAAGAATGGATGGAAACTTCTCCGTTCGAAATTCCGAGTCAGGAGGATTTTTGGCAGAGCTTGTTCTCCCCTCTTATTCTTCTCAAAGGAGAAACGGCATATGAAAGCGAAATTATTATTAGTAGAAGATGACCGCTCTTTAGGTGAAACTTTAAAAGAACGTTTGGAAAAAGAAGGATATGAAATGGTTTGGACCGTTTCTGCTCAGTCCGCAAAAGTTTTAGCCGCAGAGTCCAAACCTGATCTTATACTTTTAGATGTTCGTTTGCCAGATGGAGATGGATTTGAACTTGCCGAAGAATTAAAATCCAGAAAAGACTGCCCTCCATTTTTATTTTTAACTGCACATTCCGGAGCGCCAGAACGTTTGAGAGGATTCGAACTAGGCGCAGAAGAATTTATACCCAAGCCATTTCACTTAAAGGAATTGCTGATTAGGGTAAAACACGTATTAGAATCTCATAAACATTCCATAAAACAGGCTAAATATTCTTACGAAGGTTACCTTCTGGATTTTTACGGATATTGTATTCTTACACCATCCAAAGAAGAAATCCATCTTTCCAAAAGAGACTGCGCTCTCTTAAACTTTTTGGTAGAAGAAAGAGGAAGAACAGTTAGTCGAGATGAGATCCTAGATCGCCTTTGGGGAGAGGAAAAATTCCCTACAAATAGAACTATAGATAATTCCATTGTTAGATTACGCCAAGCCTTCGGAGATAGAGGTGAAGATGCGATCCGTTCTGTAAGAGGAGTCGGCTACCAATGGATCGGAGACTTAAAAAATGTCTAATACTAGATTCCAAGCCGCACTTAAATTAGAACCTCAGGCTACTCCTCCTATCTGGATGATGCGCCAGGCGGGCCGTTATCATTGGCATTACCAAAATTTAAGAAAAAAACATTCTTTCGAAGAATTATGTAAGGTTCCCGAACTTGCTGCTGAAGTAGCTTTTGGTCCTGTAGATGACTTTGATTTTGATACTGCAATTTTATTTTCTGATATTCTTTTTCCTTTAGAAGCATTCGGAATGGGTTTACGTTTCGGAGATGAAGGTCCAAAACTAGGTTGGCATCTTTCTGTATTAGAAGATCTGAATAAGTTTTATCCTTTGGAGCAAGCTGTGGAATTTATGGGATTTCAAAAGGACGCAGTCATCCGCACGAGAAAAAGAATCTCTAAAGATAAATCCTTGATCGGATTTGTGGGAGGACCTTGGACCCTATTTTGTTATGCTACCCAAGGAAAACATGATGGAAATTTAATACTTCCTAAAGTTTCTGCAGAGTTGCGAGAAGGTTTTTACGAGAAAATCCTGGCATTATTGAAAGAAAATATACGCTTACAATTGGAAGGTGGTGCGGAGATTGTAATGATCTTTGATACCGCAGCTGGAGATGCTTCTCCTGTATTCTTCCAAGAAGCGATCTTACCTACCATCAAAGTTTTGGTAGAAGCATTTCCTGGCAAAATTGGTTATTATGCTAAAAATCTTGCCCCAGGTTCCTTGCAATCTCTTAGGGAAATTTCTGGTCTGATTGGATTCGGGATGGATCATAGAACAGACATAGTTGGCTTTTTAGGGAATGGCTCCCATTTTGTTCAGGGAAATTTTGATCAGGCGTTATTGTTCATGGAGCCCGGAGAATTTAAGAAATATTTAAATCGTTGGATCAGACCGTTTTTAGATCTGGCCCCAGAAAAAAGAGCAGGATGGGTTTGTGGCTTGGGGCATGGAGTTCTGCCAAAAACCCCTGAAGCGAATATTAGAACTTTCGTAAGTACTATACGTGAGGCATTCGTATGAGTTCCAGATCCGATCTAATTCGAAAATATGATGTTCCGGCGCCTAGATATACTAGTTATCCTACTGTGCCTTATTGGGAAGACAATCCTACTCGAGAAGAGTGGATAGATGCGCTTCGCAGAAGGTTGGTCCCTGACGATTCTTCTGTAGCATTATACCTTCATATTCCATTTTGTGAGACTCTTTGTTCTTTCTGTGGATGTAATACTTCTATCACTAAAAACCATTCTGTAGAAGATCCTTACGTAGAAACAGTTCTGCAAGAATTCAGAAAATACCAAGAAGAACTTCCGGAGCTTACTAAACGTGAGCTAAGAGAATTACATTTGGGTGGTGGATCCCCTACTTATCTTTCGGAATCTAATTTGGAAAGTTTATTAAAACCAATTTTAGATTCTTGGAATGTATCTGATTCTCCTGAATTTTCTTTAGAAGTAGATCCAAGAAGAACTAGGCTTTCTCAACTAGAAGTTTTAGCAAAATATGGATTTACAAGGATTAGTCTAGGAGTCCAAGACTTCGATCCAGAAGTGCAAAGATTGGTGAATCGTATTCAACCTTATGATTTGACCGCAGCAATCACTCACGGATCTCGCAAATTGGGATATCATTCTGTAAATTTTGATCTGATCTATGGACTTCCTAGACAAACCAAAGAAAGTATGAAAGAAACAATTCGGAAAACTTTGGAGCTTAGGCCGGATCGTATCGCATTCTATAGTTATGCTCATGTGCCTTGGATTAAGGCTGCGCAGAGATTATTTACTGAAGATGATCTTCCTAAAGGAGAAGAGAAAAGAGAACTCTATGAGATTGGAAGGGAACTTTTCTTAAGCGCAGGATATAAAGAAATTGGAATGGACCATTTTGCTTTAGAGTCTGATTCCTTATATGCCGCTTATCAAAACGGAAATCTTCACCGAAATTTTATGGGTTATACTACCAAGTCCACTGACCTACTTTTAGGTTTAGGTGTGTCTGCAATTTCGGATAGTTGGGATTGTTTTTATCAGAACGAAAAGATTCTGAAAAAATACCAAAGAAAAATTTCGGAAAATGGGCAGGCAATACTCAGGGGACATAAATTAAATTCTGAAGATTTGGTCCAAAGAGAACTCATTCTAAAACTTTCTACTTTGGGAAAAGTAGAAGTTCCGGATCCGATTTTTGAAGAGGTTCGCCTCTATTTGGCCAGCATGGAAGACGATAATTTAATAGAATGGAAAGGAAAAACCCTTGTTTTAACAGACCAGGGAAAACCTTTCTTAAGGAATGCATGTACGGGTTTGGACATGCGTTTGAGAAGAAAAAGTCCTGAAACCAAGGTGTTTTCTCAGTCTATTTGACTCTCTTTCTGAAATATTCGGGTCCAATAGCTGTTTCTTCCTTTAGAAAGGACTCATTTGGAAATTAATTTCTTTTCGTCCAATACTTTGGGGACTTTAGTGGCGTAACACTTTTTCAGTTTGAAATGTTATCTTTGCATTTAAAAAAAATTATTTCGATCCTATTGATCGTTTTTGCTCCTGTGGGAATTTTCCCTGTTACCCTTCTGTTGAGAGAAGGCGGAAAGGTAAAAGGAGATATCATTACTCAAAATCAACATTCTGTTCTTCTTCAAACTGAATCAGGAAAACGTAAAGTAGATAAAGACCTGATCCTTAAGATACTTTTCCAAGATATAAATGACGACGAAGAGGAAAAGATCCGCAAGGAAGAAGAGGATAAGCTCGCTTCTGACAAAAAAGAACAAGAAGATAAAGAAGCTGCCCAGAGAAAACTGGAAGAAGATAAACAAAAAGAAGAAGATCTGAAAAAACAAGCAGCAGCCGAAGAAGAAGCGCGCCGCTTAGAAGAACTTCGTAAACAAGAAGCTAAACGTCCTTTAAATGCGCTCTGGAGATCAGCAGCTGTACCTGGCTGGGGACAATATTATACTGATAGAAAGTTTCAATCACTTCTCTACCCTACCCTATTTGCTGCGGCCGCATTTGTTGCTTATGATAAATTCAGAGTGTACAGAACTTCCGTAAAAGAATACGGAGACTTGGGAAATCCCTATACAAGAGAAAGTTTGACACTTGCAGCGTTAGGCCAAGCCCAAGCTGCGGCTACGCCGTCTTTATCTCCAATTGATGCTTATTTAGCGAACCAATCTAGCCAGGTTCAGCTAAAAAGAGAAGAAGCAGATAAAAATTTCAGAGAATACCAAGGCGCCTTATATGTGTTAGGCGGGATTTATATTCTGAACCTGATCGATTCTTATATTTTTGCAAATTCTGTCAAATCGGTAGTCCAGTTTTCAGATGGTCAAAGCAAGGGGATGGTAATCTCAGCTATGCCTTCTAGTGTTGGAGCGGGAAGTGGATTTTCCAGTAGCGGAAACTTCTCTGGAATGGAAACCAAATATACAATGGGTTACAGATTCGATTTCTGATCTTGATAAAAACTTTTCTCCCTTTTGAAAGAAAATCTAGGATTTTATTGCCAATAGTTTCCATCCCATTACTTTGTATCCGTGGCGAAATGGGTTCCGGATCATATAGTAATCGGCGCAGGTTTTACTGGCCTTCTGCATGCATTCCTTTCTTTAGAGAAGGGTGAGTCCGTATTAGTACTGGAAAAAAAAGAAAGTACTGGGGGATTGATCCGATCTGTGCGAACGGAATACGGTATTGTAGAGACCGCGGCTAACGGAATTATAAATTGTTGGGAGTTGGAAAGTCTCTCTTCACGTTTAGGATTGGATATCCTATTCTCAAATCCTTCATCTAAAAAACGTTATATATTTTCTGATGGAAAGATGAAAAGAATGCCTCTTTCCGTTTTCGAAATAATTTCTCTCGCTTTCTCCGCATTGACTGTGCCCGCGCAACCTCTCCCAGGTGAATCCATTTATCAATGGGGTAAAAGGGTATTGGGCGAAAAAACCATGAGCAAAGTATTGGAACCTGCATTAGGCGGGATCTATGCGGGCGATTTGGACGCAATGTCCGCTGAGCTTGTCCTCGGAAAATTTTTGCCGGAGCAAGCGCCTCTTTGGAAAAACATTCTTCATCTTCGAAATTCCAGAAAAGATAAACCGAAACTTCTTCCAGGAAGAAGAGGAACCGTAAGTTTTAGAGGCGGCCTAGGAACTTTACTTGGTGCCCTTGAGGCAAGAGTGTCTTCTCAGGGAAAGATCAAGTATAATCAAGATATTACCAGTTTAAAAGAACTGAGAGCGAGTTATCCAAAATCCAAGATCACTATTGCGACTAGTCTTGGAACTGCATTAAAACTTCTGAAATCGGAATTTAAGGAATTCAAGTCCTACCAAGGTATGTTGGACACTTTGCCCATCGTAAGTGTGACTCGTTTCGGAAAAGATTCCATCTTGAATGGCAAAAAAGGATTCGGAGTATTATTCCCGAAAGATCATAAAAGTTTTTCTTCCGAATTAGGAATTAGATCCAGAGGGATTTTATTTAACGATTTTATATTTTCCGGTAGGACCTCCGACGGAATCCATTCAGAAACATTTATTATGGGTGGTGCAGGAGACAGGGAAATTTCCTCCAAAACGGAAGAAGAGATCATCTCAGTAGTGGAAGAAGATCGTAAAAAATTATTCTCCGAAAGTGGAATTCCTTTAAATCACTATGTGACTGTTTGGAAAGATGCACTCCCTGTATACGGGCCGCAACTTCACGCATTCAATCGTGATTTGGATAGAATTCTGCCTCCGGAAGTCAAGGTAGAAGGTAATTTTAGAAGCGGGATCGGTTTAAAATCCATTTTAGAACGGGCCTTCTCGCTTTATAACCCGGATCTTTCCGTCTGATCAGCGGACAAATTTATTTATTAAAATTCCTTTAAGTTCTTCCAGATCTTTTTTGATCCAGTTGGAATCCTCTTCGAATTTTTCGGGAGTCATTCCTTCCGTTTGGAATAATGTAAAAATTAGTTCACTCCCCTCCCCGTTCTGAATGATCCTGAGTGGATTATAAGAAATATTTTCAGGACTGAAGATCACATAATGATCCAAGATCCCATATGGGTTTTTATCAGTGAATTTTGCGGTAAGTTTGCCCATAGGAGAGTCAATGGACCATTCTCCGTTTTCTAAGGGAGAAATTGATTTACACAAACCGGAAGCCCATTCTGGAAAATTTTTAGGCTCTGAAAGATATTCGTAAGCTGTATTTTGAGAAACGGGAATTGTAACGCTAATATGTTTTGTATTTTTTGTCTTAAGCATTTCTTTACTTTGGGAATTGGTCTATTTTTTTCTGGATACTGATCTTATCATGAGAAGTTTTTGCAAGTGAATATGCTTTGCGAAAATTTTCTTCTGACTTTGAATTATCTATATCTAAATACAATTCTCCCAAAAGAGCAAAGTAAAAATGATTTTCTTTTAGGTTTAGTTTTTCCGCTTCTATGATTGCTTCTTCTTTTTCATTTGCTTTAGAAAGTGCATATGTTCTATTCAAAGCAGCAATAGGAGAATATTGTAATTGAAGTAGACGATTGTATAACTGCAAAATATTTTCCCATTTTTCTTTCGTATCTTCCTTTTGGGTATGCCAGTATGCAATTCCTGCTTCCAAATGATATTTTGTGAGTTTTGTTCCGCCGGTTGCTTTGGTTAGAAAAATTTCTCCCTTTTTGATCAGATCATAATTCCAAAGAGCCGTGTCCTGGTCTTGGTATAAGATCTGTTCTCCATTTTGATCCTGCCTTGCTTCGAATCTGGAAGTATGAAAACACATTAATGATAGAAGTGCATATACTTTAGGTTTATCAGTGATCTGATTTTCTACAAGCATGCTACAGAGACGGATTGCTTCTAAACAAAGATCTTTACGTAAAGTTTTGTTTTGGCTGATGGAATGATATCCTTCGTTAAACAATAGATATATTGTAGAAAGTACAGAATCCAATCGATCTTCTATCTCTTCCGGTGCTGGAAGTTGGATTGTGATCTTTTCTTCTCTTAATTTTTCTTTAGCTCTAAACAATCTTTTATTTATCGTTTCTTTATTGGTTAAGAAGGCATCGGCTATCTCTTCTATTCCGAATCCACATAAAATCCTGAGAGAAAGTCCAACTTGTGCTTCTGAAGAAATAGAAGGGTGGCATACTACGAACATCATTCTGAGTTGGCTATCGTATATATTTTCAGGGGAAAGATCTATTTCAGATTCTAAAGACTCTGATTGAGATTTTGTGAGCTCAGGAAGGATTTTGTTCTTAAAAACTGAGTTTCTTTGAAGATAATTTTTGGCCTTATTCTTTGCTACGGCATAAAGCCAGGCAGTGGGATTTTCGGGATTTCCCTTGATTCCCCAGGCTTCAGTTGCAGTTAAGAATGTCTCACTTGCGATTTCTTCTGCAATTTCCAGCCTTTCGAAACCTATATGTTTGGAAAGAACGGAAACAATTTTAGTGTATTCATTCCTGAATAAATGGGGTAATATTTCCGAGCTTTGCATAAAACTTACGCGAGATATGTGTGTCGGTTAACGTGTTTTATCTACGCCTACAACTTTTCTCACTTCTACACTGTTTCCTGGTCCATTTAGGATGGGACATTCTTTTGCGATATTGGTAGCTTCTTCAAAATTTTCGGCCTTGATCGTAATAAAACCAGCTATAGATTCTTTTGTTTCTGCAAAAGGACCGTCAGTAATGATCTGTCCGGATTTTATAACTTTACCTTCAGTAGATAGTCCTGTTCCACCTACGAATTTATTTTGAGCGGCAATCCCTCCTACCCAGTCCTGATACATTTTCATGTACACTTGCATTTGTTCAGGAGAAGGTTGTGCATCCTTTGTGATCAGATCCAGTCGCATTAAGATTAAATATTCGTCCATATTTTGTTCCTTATAGAAGATGATTTTATCTCTAGATCAATTGAGTTTTTAGAAATTGGACAGGGACTTTGATAAAATTTGGACGCATTATAAATTACAATTGCAGGCAACCTTTTCCTTCTTCGGATCCCATCCGCCTGAAACTTTACATATACAATGTGAAAGCCCACCTTTCTGCGCAGAATGCTTAGCTTCGAATACAAATTTTGCCAATGCTTCTAAGAAAGCAGGGTATGTTCCTGGTGCGGGAATTCTATGATATTCCGAGATCCCATTTTGGAGGGCATGATCTCTTATTTGCACTCCAATCTCTTCTAATGTTTCTAAATGATCGCTGATAAAACTGATCGGATAAACTGCGATCCTTTTGGTTCCATTTTGTCCCAACTCTTGGATCTTATATAGAGTATTAGGAGTGGTCCATTTGCTTGGCCCCACCCTACTCTGGTAGGATAAATGAATTTGTCCTTTATAACCTTTTTCTCTCAAAAGAATAGTAAGGGCTTTTACATTCTCTTCGATGTCTTTCGTATACACGTCGCCTTTTTTAATTAGGCGAAGAGGTATCCCGTGTGCGCTGAATACTATATCAAGGTTTTGCCAGTCTGAGATCGGCTCTTGCTTTATATGTAAAAAATCTTTTTCGGAAAGTTTACCTTGGAAAAAATCCAGGATCAAATCTCTAATAGACTCTAAATATTCTTTTCTATCGGAGAAAGGTCTTACCCAAAGAGGACTGGAAGCAGGGCAGTATCCCAATTTTTTTTCCATGAGCATTGCTGTGGATAAAACTGTTGATCTGGAAAAATGAGGGAATAGGGGAAGAATTACAACTCCCTCATTTGGATCTGTCCATTCCGTAGGGAGTTCTCTTATGTCCGGATATCCGCAGCACATTGTGGCCTTGACTTCCCATTTCTCTCCGGACTCTTCTAAAAGTTTTTTCAAACCTTCTGCTTGTTTTTCAGTTTCGGAGACTAAGGGGGAGCCTCCTCCGAATCCCATGGAAGCATAAGTCTCTTCTACTTTTTTCGCTCTGGTCTCTGCGATTTTTCTAGCGAGTCTGATCCTTAGAAATTCAGGAAGAGGGAGATCGAATACCAAAGGATCTTCGAATAGATCTTTTAGAAATTTTGGAATTTCTTCGGCGTTTCTAGGTCCGCCCAAGTTGATTAGTAAAAGTTTATTTTTCATAAAAAATGGCTCACTTGAAATTCGATGGAATATTGTTTTGTACTCAGATAATTTCTGTATCTTCCTGAATAATTTGAAATAATGTCCTCTCTACTCAGACCACCTTGGGTTTGGAAACTTCCTTCTCCGTATAATCTATGCTCAGTTAATTTTACGAAAAATAACCAAGAGGGTAGTATATAACCTGCTCCTAAATTTGTCTCTATTCCGAACCCGGAAGAATCTCCGATAAAATTCAAATTTCTTTGGTAATGATAATCCCTGAAATGTGAATACCAAATATTTCCGGAAAGACTTGCTTCGTACATCCAAGTTCCATTGGAATATCTATAGCCGAATCCGAATGGAACCTCCCAAGTGGAGATTGAATAACTAAGTCCAATTCCGATCGGACCATAAGTCACTGGTGAGGTCGCGATCCATTGCATCACATCGTATAGATAATATTTATAATAAGTATAATAAGCTCCGCCGGTAAGATAAAGACCAGATCCTGGTTTTCTTGGATCTGGATTTGCTCCGCCAAAATATTTTCTGGCAAGAAATCCTATCCGATCGTCTTTCATTTTCAGTTTTCCTCTTCCATCCGCAAAGTTTTGAGTCCCTGTAAATGTATAAGGAGTATCGTAAAAACTTGCGTTTGCGAAATCGATCTTTGTCCCCTTTTCTCTGCTTACGCTACCAAGAAGAAAGTCCTCGTCCCTCCCCTCTCCGGTTCTTTGGTTCTTAAAAGTTGTCCTGTATTCCAGGTTGATCTCCCAAGTTTCCCACCAATGTTTGAAACCGATCCCACCATATTCGAACTCTCTGTTGTAAGTGATCCTTGATCCCGCTTTTAGCCCGGATAGATTAGGGAACTTTGTGCCCGATTCAAAAATATGTTGGCCTCCATTTTCCCCCACAAGTCCTGTGATGGAACTTCTGGTCATTAGCTCGGATAGAAGGGCCTGAATTTTGGTTTGGGGCGCCGCGGTTCCTGGAAGTTTTGTTTCGGATCTTATCTCTTTGGGAGATTCAGGCTCTTGTGCAAGCAATGGACCTGTGGCAAATAGGCAGAATAGTGTGGTTATAATTCGAATCTGAATTTTCATTTCATCCTAGAATTAGGGGTGAAATGATTTCATCCCCAGTGGAATTCCTTTTCCGAGAAGAGACCTTAGCATTCTCCCCTCCCCTATCGTTTCAATTCGGTTTTTTCGCTCTTAAATCAATATGAGACATAGGTTTTCTTGACAAATCCGGTCTTCAAGTGGATCTATTATCAGGGTCGAGATCTAAAGTGAAAGCCAGAGTTTTAAGTGTAGAAGAAGTCCTCTCCGAATACGTTTTAAGTTCGGAAGATGAGTTTCTGGAGAAGGCGGAAAAATGGTCCTTGCCCAAAGACAATAAGGGCAAGTACAAGACGGATGTTTTGGATAAGTACTTTTCCAAAAAAACAAAACATTCTTATGAATCTGTGATCATCGCGGTTTCTAACCAAAAAGGTGGAGAAGGTAAAACCACAGTTTCCATCTGTCTCGCGGAAGCATTGGCAAAGGCAGGCAAAAAAGTCCTACTTTTGGATTGGGATGCTCAGGCAAATATTACTCAGTTATATGTTGGCCAGGCGGATAAATCGGTCTTTCATAGTTTAGGTTATAAAGAAGAATCTAAAGTAGATATTTCTGAAATTATTGTAACTCTTGCTCCTGGTTTGGACCTGGTTCCTTCTTCAATTCACTTGGCTAATTTTACGACTCCTTATGAGAGAGACGATTTTGATCTTTTGAAAGAAGCACTTCTGCCTGTCCGTTCTTCTTATGAATATATTATTATAGATTGTCCTCCTTCTTTGGGTTTGATTTTGGAAAATGCTTTGATCGCGGCTGATCTTGTTTTAGTTCCGATCCAGACTCGCGCTTTTAGTGTGCAGGGTTTGAAAGACCTTCATGGTACAATAGAGAAGATCCGTAAAAAAGCAAATCCAGGTCTTGGGCTTTTGGGAGCAGTCTTAAATCAGTATGAGGATTCGAGGGCGCTTTCTGGGCTTGCCGAAACTGTCCGGAAATATTTCCCAGTGTTTGATTCTGTAGTGTACAGAAGAGAGGCGATCCCTCAGTCTCAAGCAAAACGTAAACTTTTATCCGAATATGATCCTAAAGCAATGCAAATGTTTTCTACCTTGGCGGAAGAAGTGATGAGGAGAGCAAATGGCAAAAAGATCTGATTTTGCAGGGCTGGATCTATTAACAGCTTTCGGTGGGGACGAATCCCTAAAAAAAGAGATTCTTCTTTCTGATATTATAACGAATCCGGAACAACCTAGAGTTTTTGGAAAAGAAGATGTGAGCGATCTTGTCGAATCTATGAAACGTCTTGGTTTGATAGAACCGATTGTTGTTCGTAGATTAGGTAAGAAGTTCCAGATCGTAGCTGGAGAGAGAAGATTTCAAGCTGCGAAACTAATAGGTTGGAAATCTATTCCTGTAGTAGAAACCGAAGCTCCCGAAGATAGATGTTATGAGATTGCCCTGGCTGAGAACGAAAAACGTAAAAGTTTAAATCCCTGGGAAGTAGGAAGGGCGATCCAATTCCTCCGAAAAGAAAGAAAAAAAACCGCAGAAGAAGTCGGTAAAATTTTGGGTTATACAGAAAGATATGTAAAACAGTTGAGCTCGATAGCAAGACTGGACCAAAAATCTGTTTCAGAATTACTCAAAAGTGGAAGTGACCTTTCCGTCAAAAACCTGGAAACCCTTCTAAAAAAGAAAGAAGGACGGGGGGGTGAAACGATTTCACCCCGCAGACCTGGTGAAAGGGTCACGCTGGATCTTAAACTCCTGACTATCAAAAATAGAGAATCTTTCCTAAAAGAACTTTCTAACCTAAAGAAAAAGTACGGATTGAGCTAAGACAATATTTTTCTCGTTGGAGAAAAGTAGAGGCTCTCGAATCTGTTCTCATACGATAGTTCGAGCGGATTATTTTATCATCGTTCGGATCTTTATTAAAGGAACAGAATGAAAATAGGAATCATAGTTGGCTCCCAACAAAAACAATCTCAATCCTCTAAAGTAGGCGAATTTTTAAATTCTAAATTAAAAGAAATGTCCGTAGAAACTTGGACATTGGACCTGGGAAAAAATCCTCTTCCTCTTTATGATTCTACTCAGACAAGCGACGATAAGGTCTGGACAGGTCTTTGGAAACCTATTGATGAAAATTTAAAAAGTTCTGAAGGTTTTGTTATTATCACTCCTGAGTATGGTGGGATGGCGAGTCCTGCTATTAAAAATTTCTTCCTTCATGCGGGTCTTGTTCAATTAGGCCATAAGCCTGGACTTCTTGTTTCTGTTTCTTCTGGTAGAGGCGGAGCTTTCCCGATCAATGAGATGAGAGCAAGCAGTTATAAAAATACTAAGATCTGTTATATCCCTGAACAATTGATCTTTAGGGACGTGGAACATTTGATCAATGGAGGGGAACCTGTCTCTCCGGAAGATAGTTTTATCAGAGAGAGAAGTGGATTCGCGCTTAAGATCCTGGTTGCTTATGCGGATGCTCTTTCCGAGATCCGTGAGTCTGGCGTGGTCCAGGATCCTAGGTTTAAAAACGGAATGTCCTGATGTGACATAATCAGCGACCGGCTTACGTATAGGTTTTGGTTACAAAACTGCGTAGGGGAGGGGGAGTTCCTTCACTGTAGAATTGGCTCAAAGATTGTCTTTTCTGACCCGATGATATATTCTGAGAGCTGTTGGATTCGGATCCGACAGTTAGG
It encodes the following:
- the hemG gene encoding protoporphyrinogen oxidase; the encoded protein is MAKWVPDHIVIGAGFTGLLHAFLSLEKGESVLVLEKKESTGGLIRSVRTEYGIVETAANGIINCWELESLSSRLGLDILFSNPSSKKRYIFSDGKMKRMPLSVFEIISLAFSALTVPAQPLPGESIYQWGKRVLGEKTMSKVLEPALGGIYAGDLDAMSAELVLGKFLPEQAPLWKNILHLRNSRKDKPKLLPGRRGTVSFRGGLGTLLGALEARVSSQGKIKYNQDITSLKELRASYPKSKITIATSLGTALKLLKSEFKEFKSYQGMLDTLPIVSVTRFGKDSILNGKKGFGVLFPKDHKSFSSELGIRSRGILFNDFIFSGRTSDGIHSETFIMGGAGDREISSKTEEEIISVVEEDRKKLFSESGIPLNHYVTVWKDALPVYGPQLHAFNRDLDRILPPEVKVEGNFRSGIGLKSILERAFSLYNPDLSV
- a CDS encoding polyketide cyclase translates to MLKTKNTKHISVTIPVSQNTAYEYLSEPKNFPEWASGLCKSISPLENGEWSIDSPMGKLTAKFTDKNPYGILDHYVIFSPENISYNPLRIIQNGEGSELIFTLFQTEGMTPEKFEEDSNWIKKDLEELKGILINKFVR
- a CDS encoding RNA polymerase sigma factor, which encodes MQSSEILPHLFRNEYTKIVSVLSKHIGFERLEIAEEIASETFLTATEAWGIKGNPENPTAWLYAVAKNKAKNYLQRNSVFKNKILPELTKSQSESLESEIDLSPENIYDSQLRMMFVVCHPSISSEAQVGLSLRILCGFGIEEIADAFLTNKETINKRLFRAKEKLREEKITIQLPAPEEIEDRLDSVLSTIYLLFNEGYHSISQNKTLRKDLCLEAIRLCSMLVENQITDKPKVYALLSLMCFHTSRFEARQDQNGEQILYQDQDTALWNYDLIKKGEIFLTKATGGTKLTKYHLEAGIAYWHTQKEDTKEKWENILQLYNRLLQLQYSPIAALNRTYALSKANEKEEAIIEAEKLNLKENHFYFALLGELYLDIDNSKSEENFRKAYSLAKTSHDKISIQKKIDQFPK
- a CDS encoding YciI family protein; protein product: MDEYLILMRLDLITKDAQPSPEQMQVYMKMYQDWVGGIAAQNKFVGGTGLSTEGKVIKSGQIITDGPFAETKESIAGFITIKAENFEEATNIAKECPILNGPGNSVEVRKVVGVDKTR
- the hemH gene encoding ferrochelatase; protein product: MKNKLLLINLGGPRNAEEIPKFLKDLFEDPLVFDLPLPEFLRIRLARKIAETRAKKVEETYASMGFGGGSPLVSETEKQAEGLKKLLEESGEKWEVKATMCCGYPDIRELPTEWTDPNEGVVILPLFPHFSRSTVLSTAMLMEKKLGYCPASSPLWVRPFSDRKEYLESIRDLILDFFQGKLSEKDFLHIKQEPISDWQNLDIVFSAHGIPLRLIKKGDVYTKDIEENVKALTILLREKGYKGQIHLSYQSRVGPSKWTTPNTLYKIQELGQNGTKRIAVYPISFISDHLETLEEIGVQIRDHALQNGISEYHRIPAPGTYPAFLEALAKFVFEAKHSAQKGGLSHCICKVSGGWDPKKEKVACNCNL
- a CDS encoding putative porin, encoding MKIQIRIITTLFCLFATGPLLAQEPESPKEIRSETKLPGTAAPQTKIQALLSELMTRSSITGLVGENGGQHIFESGTKFPNLSGLKAGSRITYNREFEYGGIGFKHWWETWEINLEYRTTFKNQRTGEGRDEDFLLGSVSREKGTKIDFANASFYDTPYTFTGTQNFADGRGKLKMKDDRIGFLARKYFGGANPDPRKPGSGLYLTGGAYYTYYKYYLYDVMQWIATSPVTYGPIGIGLSYSISTWEVPFGFGYRYSNGTWMYEASLSGNIWYSHFRDYHYQRNLNFIGDSSGFGIETNLGAGYILPSWLFFVKLTEHRLYGEGSFQTQGGLSREDIISNYSGRYRNYLSTKQYSIEFQVSHFL